A region from the Desulfomarina profundi genome encodes:
- a CDS encoding YbhB/YbcL family Raf kinase inhibitor-like protein yields MNRKQIIFMIIFCLIATVASAGNFVLTGPTIKNGDFLSEEQVFNGFGCSGKNLSPALKWSGSPKGTKSFAITVYDPDAPTGSGWWHWVVYNIPANVFELAAGAGEPTGKLLPSGAVQGRTDFGTHAFGGACPPKGDKPHRYIFTIYALDIEKIDVPSDSSAALIGFMINANSLGKAGFTARYGR; encoded by the coding sequence ATGAATAGAAAACAGATTATTTTTATGATTATTTTCTGCCTGATCGCGACTGTTGCTTCTGCCGGCAATTTTGTTCTGACAGGACCGACCATTAAAAATGGTGATTTTCTTTCCGAAGAACAGGTTTTTAACGGGTTCGGGTGCTCCGGAAAAAACCTGTCACCTGCTTTGAAATGGTCGGGAAGCCCCAAGGGAACAAAAAGCTTCGCGATTACGGTTTATGATCCTGACGCACCTACGGGTTCCGGCTGGTGGCATTGGGTCGTTTATAATATTCCCGCCAATGTCTTTGAACTGGCAGCGGGGGCCGGTGAGCCGACGGGCAAACTGTTACCTTCCGGTGCTGTTCAAGGCCGCACTGATTTCGGTACCCATGCGTTTGGTGGTGCATGTCCGCCAAAAGGAGATAAACCCCACCGGTATATTTTCACAATTTACGCTCTCGATATTGAAAAAATCGATGTTCCATCTGATTCAAGCGCTGCATTGATCGGGTTTATGATCAATGCGAATTCTCTTGGAAAAGCCGGTTTTACTGCCAGATACGGTCGCTGA